The Saccharopolyspora gregorii genomic interval GTCCTGCATGTCCTCCATCTGCGGGTTCGACACCACCGCCACCCGCAGCACCCGGCGCCCGTCGCCGGACCCGATCGCTCCCGCTCCCGCGCAACTCGCGGTGAGCAGCACCGCCGCCGCCATGGCGACCAGCGACCACCATTTCCTGCCGAAATTCATCGGCATCCCTTTCTGCCGTTGCTCACGCTCGCACCACGCGCGGGCCGATCGCCTCGATGTCCTCGGCGATGCCCTGGTCCAGCCCGGTATCGGTGACCAGCACGTCGACCTCGGAGAGTTCGCCGTACCGGTGCAGGGAAACCGGGCCGATCTTGCTGTGGTCCGCGAGCAGGACCCGTCGTCGCGCCCCGCGCAACATCAGTGTTTTGATCTCAGCGGAATTCTGGTCCGGAGTGGTGAGGCCCCGATGCAGGGAAACCCCGTCGGTGCCCAGGAAGGCGACATCGGCGAACACCTCTCGCCACCGTTGCGCCGCCCAGGTCCCGACACCTCCGTTGGTGGTCACGCGCACCCGTCCGCCCGGGGTGAGCACCGACAGGTTGGGCCGCGCCGCCAACGAGACGGCGATGCTCAAGCTGTCCGTGATCACCGTGAGCGGGCGGTCGGCCGGCAGCAGTTCCGCGAACCGGGCACACGTGGTGCCGGATTCGATGAGGATGGCGCCTTCGGCAGGCAGTTCGGCGAGAGCGGCCCGCGCGATGCGGGTCTTCTCGGCGACCATCACGTTCTCTCGGGCGGACAGCTGCGGATCGAAACTCCACCGCTCCACCGGGATAGCACCCCCGTGCACGCGGTGCAGGAGTCCGTGCTCTTCCAGCACGGTCAGGTCTCGCCTGATCGTCTCCGGGGTCACTTGCAGCTCCCCCGCGAGTCCGGTCACGTCGACGCGGCCCTCCTGCCTCGCACGCTCGACGATGAGCTGCTGGCGTTCACGCGCGTACACCCTGGTCGGCCTCCGGTCTCGACCCGACTCCGATGCCCGAATCGGTCCGCTTTCATCTGACCGAGTTTGTTTAGCCGGTGTTCGCAGTCACCGTCAAGGGTGCACGACCAGCAATAGGACCAGCGCTCGCCCCGATCAGCGCAATGCGAATGCGGAGCGTGACCACAGGAATACGTGCGGAAGCAAAAGGAGTCGGAAGCAGACGGCGGCAGCGACCATCTGGCCCAGGATGTGCGGCAACGGCACCACAGGACCGCTCGGAACCGTGGTCTCGGAACCGATGAAGATCCCATTCGGGCAACGATCGACCGGAGATCGCCGGTCACGGGCCCGTCGGCGGCCGGAACGCGAACGGGCCGGGGTGGTCGCCCACCCCGGCCCGTCGGTCCTCGCGGCCCGCCGCGCGCGTCAGCTGCGCAGCATCTCCGCAACGAGGAACGCCAGCTCCAGCGACTGCTGGGTGTTCAGCCGCGGGTCGCAGGCCGTCTCGTACCGGCCGGCCAGGTCGGTGTCCGAGATGTCCTGGGCACCACCGAGGCACTCGGTGACGTCCTCGCCGGTCAGCTCGATGTGGATGCCGCCCGGGTGGGTGCCCATCCGGTGGTGCACCTCGAAGAAGCCCTGCACCTCGTCGACGACGCGGTCGAAGTGGCGGGTCTTGTAGCCGGTGCTCGACTCGTGGGTGTTGCCGTGCATCGGGTCGCACTGCCACACCACCTGGTGGCCGGTGGCGCTGACCTTCTCCACGATCGCGGGCAGCACGTCGCGCACCTTGCCGTTGCCCATCCGGCTGATCAGCGTCAGGCGGCCGGGCTCGTTGTTCGGGTCGAGCCGCTCCACATACTCCACGGCCATCTCCGGCGTGGTGGACGGGCCGATCTTCAGGCCGATCGGGTTCGCGATCTGCTCGGCGAAGGCCACGTGCGCGTGGTCGAGCTGACGGGTGCGGTCCCCGATCCACAGGAAGTGCCCGGACAGGTCGTAGAGCCGCGGCGATTCCTGCGAGCCGTCCAGCCGCAGCATCGCCCGCTCGTAGTCCAGGACCAGCGCCTCGTGGCTCGCGTACAGGTCGACCGCGTGCAGGCTGGTGTCGTCCACCCCGCAGGCCGCCATGAAGCGCAGGCCGCGGTCGATCTCGGCGGCGACGGACTCGTAGCGCTCGCCCGCGGGCGAGTTGAGCACGAAGTCCTTGTTCCAGTCGTGCACCTTCGTCAGCGCGGCCATGCCGCCGCTGGTCAACGCGCGGGACAGGTTCATCGCGGCGCTGGCGTTGGCGTAGGCGCGGATCAGCCGGGACGGGTCGTGCCTGCGGGCCTCCTCGGTGGCGACCAGCGAGTTGACCATGTCACCGCGGTAGCTGGGCAGTCCGAGCGCGTCGGTGCCGCTGGAGCGCGGCTTGGCGTACTGCCCGGCGAGCCTGCCGAGCTTGACCACCGGCATGCTCGCGCCGTAGGTGAGCACGACCGCCATCTGCAGCAGGGTGCGGATGTTGCCGCGGATGTGCGGCTCGGTGTTGTCCGCGAAGGTCTCCGCGCAGTCCCCGCCTTGCAGCAGGAACGCCTCGCCGCGGGCGACGGCGGCGAGTTGTCCGCGCAGCCGGTCCACCTCGGAGGGCACGGTCACCGGCGGCACGCTCTCCAGCACCTTGCGGACCTTCGCGACCTGTTCCTCGGGCCACTCGGGCTGCTGTGCGGCGGGCAGCTTCAGCGCCTCGTCCAGGCGGGCGCGCATCTCAGGGGGCAGCGGAGGAAGTTCCGGAAGTTCATCGACCGGAACATCGACGGTCCAATTCACATT includes:
- a CDS encoding DeoR/GlpR family DNA-binding transcription regulator produces the protein MYARERQQLIVERARQEGRVDVTGLAGELQVTPETIRRDLTVLEEHGLLHRVHGGAIPVERWSFDPQLSARENVMVAEKTRIARAALAELPAEGAILIESGTTCARFAELLPADRPLTVITDSLSIAVSLAARPNLSVLTPGGRVRVTTNGGVGTWAAQRWREVFADVAFLGTDGVSLHRGLTTPDQNSAEIKTLMLRGARRRVLLADHSKIGPVSLHRYGELSEVDVLVTDTGLDQGIAEDIEAIGPRVVRA
- a CDS encoding class II 3-deoxy-7-phosphoheptulonate synthase, with protein sequence MHWPARPILANVNWTVDVPVDELPELPPLPPEMRARLDEALKLPAAQQPEWPEEQVAKVRKVLESVPPVTVPSEVDRLRGQLAAVARGEAFLLQGGDCAETFADNTEPHIRGNIRTLLQMAVVLTYGASMPVVKLGRLAGQYAKPRSSGTDALGLPSYRGDMVNSLVATEEARRHDPSRLIRAYANASAAMNLSRALTSGGMAALTKVHDWNKDFVLNSPAGERYESVAAEIDRGLRFMAACGVDDTSLHAVDLYASHEALVLDYERAMLRLDGSQESPRLYDLSGHFLWIGDRTRQLDHAHVAFAEQIANPIGLKIGPSTTPEMAVEYVERLDPNNEPGRLTLISRMGNGKVRDVLPAIVEKVSATGHQVVWQCDPMHGNTHESSTGYKTRHFDRVVDEVQGFFEVHHRMGTHPGGIHIELTGEDVTECLGGAQDISDTDLAGRYETACDPRLNTQQSLELAFLVAEMLRS